The Acidobacteriota bacterium genome contains a region encoding:
- a CDS encoding ferrous iron transport protein A: protein MPDRPSGAAPAEASADAGLIPLTELPLDTCAVVAEVRAATDDVEVLKTMGVCEGRRVMLVRRGDPMIVKVLGARLGVSARLAELVLTRPCPAGPEGTGA, encoded by the coding sequence ATGCCCGACCGCCCGAGCGGTGCGGCTCCTGCGGAAGCCTCCGCGGACGCCGGACTGATCCCCCTGACGGAACTCCCGCTCGACACCTGCGCGGTGGTGGCCGAGGTGCGGGCGGCGACGGACGACGTCGAAGTACTCAAGACGATGGGCGTGTGCGAGGGGCGTCGCGTGATGCTCGTCCGGCGGGGCGATCCGATGATCGTCAAGGTGCTCGGTGCCCGACTCGGGGTGTCGGCGCGTCTCGCGGAACTGGTGCTCACCCGGCCCTGTCCGGCCGGTCCGGAGGGGACGGGTGCGTAG
- the feoB gene encoding ferrous iron transport protein B: protein MALVGNPNAGKTTLFNALTGLRAKTANFPGTTLEHRTARRTFGGRTVELLDLPGLYSIQSSNPDEKVARQALFGEIDGLRRPDAILLLIDATHLERNLYLASQILELGRPTVVALNMIDLARREGIQVDTERLERELGCPVVPVVARTGQGIEQLEQVLARLAEDPERAGRPAPPEALCACHGCPYKARYDWAEEVGRRCSGIRSLTRGEQTDRIDRFLTHPVVGVVAFHAVMIAVFAMIFWLAQYPMDWIEQGFATAGAAVGRLLPPGDLRSLVVDGVIGGVGGVLVFLPQICILFFFLSLLEDTGYLARAAFVMDRLMRRIGLPGKAFVPMLSAHACAVPAIMSTRIIRDRRDRLVTILVLPLLTCSARIPVYTMLTGLLFPHRPLLASLVFTGAYGLGVAAALTMAFLFRRTILPGRSRPLVLELPGYKLPSIRTALLTTLDRARVFVRTAGSIILVMSIVLWFLASYPKAAPPAAVSELTAEARQEAAAGHDAAARELDARARALAERHRLTHSLAGRIGHVIEPAIAPLGFDWQIGIGILSSFAAREVIISTLAVVYGVGDTGDEPSEPLFATLRRAVRADGTPVFDPATCVSLLVFYVLAMQCIATLATTRRETGTWRWPLFQLGYMTVLAYVGAFAAHRLLSSVL from the coding sequence ATCGCGCTGGTGGGCAACCCCAACGCGGGCAAGACGACGCTCTTCAACGCCCTGACGGGACTGCGCGCCAAGACGGCGAACTTCCCCGGCACCACGCTCGAACACCGCACCGCCCGGCGGACTTTCGGCGGGCGGACGGTCGAGCTGCTCGACCTGCCGGGCCTGTACTCGATCCAGTCCTCCAACCCCGACGAGAAGGTGGCGCGGCAGGCGCTGTTCGGCGAGATCGACGGGCTGCGGCGTCCCGACGCCATTCTGCTGCTGATCGATGCCACCCACCTCGAGCGCAATCTCTACCTGGCGAGCCAGATCCTCGAGCTGGGGCGGCCGACCGTGGTCGCGCTCAACATGATCGATCTCGCCCGGCGCGAGGGGATCCAGGTCGACACCGAACGACTGGAACGCGAGCTGGGATGCCCCGTCGTCCCGGTGGTGGCGCGCACCGGACAGGGGATCGAGCAGCTCGAGCAGGTGCTCGCCCGCCTGGCGGAGGATCCCGAGCGGGCCGGCCGCCCAGCTCCGCCCGAGGCGCTGTGCGCCTGCCACGGCTGCCCCTACAAGGCTCGCTACGACTGGGCGGAGGAGGTCGGGCGGCGGTGCAGCGGGATCCGATCGCTCACCCGGGGGGAGCAGACGGACCGCATCGACCGGTTCCTGACCCATCCGGTCGTAGGGGTGGTGGCGTTCCACGCCGTCATGATCGCCGTCTTCGCGATGATCTTCTGGCTCGCCCAGTATCCGATGGACTGGATCGAGCAGGGCTTTGCCACGGCCGGCGCCGCGGTGGGCCGACTGCTCCCGCCGGGAGACCTCCGGAGCCTGGTCGTGGACGGCGTCATCGGCGGGGTCGGCGGCGTGCTGGTGTTCCTGCCGCAGATCTGCATTCTGTTTTTCTTCCTATCCTTGCTGGAGGACACCGGATATCTCGCGCGTGCGGCGTTCGTCATGGACCGCCTGATGCGGCGCATCGGTCTGCCGGGCAAGGCGTTCGTCCCGATGCTTTCCGCCCATGCGTGCGCCGTGCCGGCGATCATGTCGACACGGATCATCCGCGACCGGCGTGACCGCCTGGTGACGATTCTCGTGCTGCCGCTGCTCACCTGTTCGGCGAGGATCCCCGTCTACACGATGCTCACCGGGCTGCTCTTCCCGCACCGCCCGCTGCTGGCCTCGCTCGTGTTCACCGGCGCCTACGGACTCGGGGTCGCGGCGGCCCTGACGATGGCCTTCCTGTTCCGGCGGACGATTCTGCCCGGGCGGTCGCGGCCCCTCGTGCTCGAGCTTCCGGGGTACAAGCTGCCGAGCATCCGGACGGCGCTGCTGACGACGCTCGACCGGGCTCGGGTCTTCGTGCGGACCGCGGGCTCGATCATTCTGGTGATGTCCATCGTGCTTTGGTTCCTGGCCAGTTATCCCAAGGCGGCCCCTCCGGCGGCGGTGAGCGAGCTGACGGCCGAGGCGCGCCAGGAGGCCGCGGCGGGACACGATGCGGCGGCGCGCGAACTGGATGCGCGGGCTCGGGCCCTTGCGGAGCGCCACCGGCTCACCCACTCGCTGGCCGGGCGGATCGGGCACGTGATCGAGCCGGCCATCGCTCCGCTGGGGTTCGACTGGCAGATCGGCATCGGCATCCTGAGTTCCTTCGCCGCCCGGGAGGTGATCATCTCCACCCTCGCGGTGGTGTACGGCGTCGGGGACACGGGAGACGAGCCGTCGGAGCCGCTGTTCGCGACGCTGCGCCGAGCCGTCCGGGCCGACGGCACGCCGGTGTTCGATCCGGCGACCTGCGTGAGCCTTCTGGTCTTCTACGTTCTCGCCATGCAGTGCATCGCCACGCTGGCGACGACCCGCCGTGAAACAGGGACCTGGCGGTGGCCGCTGTTCCAGCTCGGGTACATGACGGTGCTGGCTTACGTGGGAGCATTTGCGGCCCACCGGCTCCTCTCCTCCGTCCTTTGA